Genomic window (Fibrobacter sp.):
AGGCACTACCGATACTCTCCGCCGGCTTCCGGAGAAGGATTTTCTTTCAGTGTTTGATGGTGTACCTCAGAAGCAGATTTCGCGTGACGAACTTTTAAGGGGGATAAGTATCATCGATCTGGTTTCTGAGAAAACCGGCTTGTTCCCATCAAAAAGCGAAGCCAGGCGGATGCTGTCTCAGGGCGGAGTATCGATAAACAAGAGTAAAATAACCGATCCAAACACGAAAACAGGCATATCTGATCTGCTCAATGACAAATACATCCTTTTGCAAAAAGGTAAGAAGAGTTATTTTTTAGTTGAAGCAGTGGGATAGTGCCTTGAGAAAGACACTTCTGATCTTTCTGACCCGCTGAAAGCGATGGAAGATCTTCTCCGCAAGCGGATTCCCCTCTGCATGCCCTTGATTTGTCATTGAAGAAACATCCGGAAGGAACACTGATCTGAATGAAAGCTTTTCACACGTTAATTATTCCCATTTTTGCCATTGGATTATCGGTAACCGCTGCGACAAATGAGATAGATCTCACTGTCATAGCAGGAGCGGAGACACATGCCATGATCGAACCCTGTGACTGTCCTCAGGATCCGGGCGGAGGTCTGGCAAAGCGCTCTACTCTTGTCAAGAGTATCCGTAAAGGAGACAATCTGCTTCTGCTGGATGCAGGTGGATTTTCCGGAGGAGGAATCTATGATTCCTATACTGAGGGAAGATCCGCGGATTCGCTTAGAACTATCGTTACTCTCAGGGGCATGGGAGCTATTGGCTATGATGCCGTGGCAATTGGCGACGATGATCTTCAGTACGGGGGAGACTGGCTGATAGCGAGAGCATCAGAGGCTGGGGTCCCGGTTGTGTCTGTCAACTGTTTCGACCAGAATGGAAAACTCCTGACAGCTCCCTACCTTCTGGTTAAAAAGGGACAGTATACCTTTGCAATCACAGGATTGACATCGCAGGAGAAGCTTTTCGAGACGGACAGAAACCTGTCCATCAAAGATCCGGTTCAGTCTCTGCGTAAGGTATGGAAAGAGATGACAGCCAGGTCTGATTTCCAGATAATTCTCTCTCACCTGGGCCAGGAGAGCTCAATTGCGCTGAAAGATTCTTTCCCCGAGTGTGATCTGATAGTCAATGGTCATCGTAAAGCCGACACGAACCCGGTTATTATGAGAGACAATGTTCCTGTAATGCAGTTCGGGTTTCAGGGGAAAAGTTTCTCCTTCGTGGATTTACGCTTTTCCGGCAAGAGGATGAGTGTGATCAGGAGCGGATGGCTCAATGCCGGGGAAGAGGTCAAAGAGGACAGTTCCGTTGCTGCGATATTGAATTTACAGGATAAGAAACGGGAAAATGTGTACGATCTGTATATAATGAGCCAGTGTCCATATGGTCTTGAGGCACTTGTCTCATTTGTGGAGTTTGTGAAGGTCTTTCCCGAACTCCAGTGGAATATCAGGTTTATAGGTAATGTGGAGAGTGATAAAAGCCTGTCATCACTGCATGGGGCCGGGGAGGTACATGACGAGATGATGTGGCTTGCCGTGAAGGAGCTTTACCCTGAAAAGTGGGTACAATTTTTACAGAAGCGGGCGGCAGCGATTCTTCCCACTGAGTCTCTGATCGATGAACTGAAAATGGACAAGGGAAAAATCGAGCAGTGGATAGCCTCAAAAGGAAAGAGTGAGCTAACAGTTCATTATAACCGTTCAGAGCGCCAGAATATCAATGCCTCACCGACATTAATGATCAATAACGTACCTTATGAAGGCCGGATTTCGAAACTGAGGCTTGCCAGAATTGAATGCAGTGGCAGTCCGGGGGCCTCCAAATTCTGCGATTCAATTCCACAATGTATAGATGACACTGATTGCAGAAAACCTGGCAAAATCGGAAAGTGTGTTTCAGGTGATTGTGAGTTCCGTGATGCAGTACGGTTTGATTTCACAGTGCTTGTTGCAGATTCAACGCTTCAACATCCGGAGTCATTGATGATCATGACAACCTATGAGCTGTTTCCGGGTGCAACTGTAAAGACATTTGCTCTGAATTCAAAACAGGGTAAGGAACTGCTTAAAAAATTCAATCCTGACGCGCTGCCATTTTATGTGTTTGGCAGGGAAGTGAGGCAGACTCAAAAATTCGGATCTATTGAGAGCGGACTGATCGAGAAAAATGGAGGACTGATTTTCAAAGAGGGAATAGCCAGAAAGAATTACTTTCATCGCAGGGAGCTAAAGAGAGGGACGGTTGTGCTCTTTGTGGATCCCTTCTTTCCTGAGATACCTGCTGTACTGAAGACAGTTCTTGATGATTCGGTTTCCACAGTTGAGATAAGGCCGGTTTTTTACGGTGAGCCATTGAAGACTCTCAGGGGTACAGAAGAGTATTTCCGTCAGGAAGAGTCGCAGAGATGGCTTCTTCTGTCTTTACATTATAAGACCAAATTTGCATCTTACCTGAAGGAATACGCTGAAAACCCTGGGAGCTCCTACTGGTCTGCTATCAGCAGTAAATCTGGCATCAATCCGGATTCACTCACAGCAGCGGTTCTGGGGGACACAAGTTCCCTTGAGAATCATCTGAAGCTTTTAAAGAGCCTCTCTGTTAATGAACCCTTGGTGCTACTCCTGGACAACAGAGAAACAGTGACTGCTGGCAGCCTGCAGGAATTAACCGGTATTTTATCAACTGTACGGAAAAAAGGTGCTGTGAAGGATAAGGCGGGAACAGGTCTCATTAAATAAAAAAACCAGGGCAGAATGCTATCCTGCCCTAGTTTTTATCAAATTATAGGCTGTTACTTAATCTGCACCTTGAGCATTTTCAGGATTTCTTCATTCTTTGAATCCACAACAGCCACTCTCCACTCTCCAGTCATCCCTTCCGGAATTGTTTTGGCGCTGTAGGTGCGATAGTTTGGCGATTTAATAGGAAGATTCACTATTCCCATAAGATCATCATTCCAGTACCATCTGTGCTGAATCTCTGCTGCTCCGGATGAACCTTTAATGTGAGTAAAACAATACAGCCGTTTAACCTCGGGAGGGAATGTGTCACCGGCATTTTCCGGTTCAAGATCCTTTATGTTGAGGGCAATTGCTGCACGTGCGACTGAAAGCTCAGATTTTTCAGAGGCTGTTTGTGCTGATTCTTTTTGCCGGGCAGCCGGAGCATCTGGTTTTTTAGCTTCAGTGGCAACCTTCTGTTCTGTTTTTGCAGTTGCTACGGCAGCTTTGGGAGCATCATCCTTTTGGGCTGGCTGAGCAGTCTGAACATCAGGTTTTTTAGTCTCGGTGGAAGTCTTTGGCTCGGCTTTTGGAGCTTCGGCTGCAACTTTAGGAGTATCCTCCTTTTTCACTGCCTGAGCAGCCTGGGAGTCTGCTTTTTTAGTTTCGGTGGCGGCTTTTTGTTCTGTTTTTGCGGTTTTAGGAGCGTTATCCTTTTTTACCGCTTTTGCAGCCGGAGCATCTGCTTTTTGTGTCGCACCGGTAACCGTTACGTTTGTTTGCTTAGCGTTATTCTTATCCGCTGTGGTTTTATCATTGGTTTTTACAGCAGCAGGGGTGGTTGCCTGCTCAGGAGTGGCTGCTTTTTCTCCCTGAGCGGCTTTTTGCTGCGTATCCTGGGCACTTAGTGAGATCCAGGCCAGAGAAATAATAAGAAGTGAACTTGCTAAGCGCATGAGGTACTCCTCTCTGAATGGGTTGGATAGATCCTTGCCGATGCTTTATTATATAATAAATTCAATGAACAGGAAATGTAAATACACTTTATTTTTTATTTCCATTGTTGATTGCTGTTTTCCTGCATAGAGTGTTTCTTTTGTCCATAGATTATTTTGAGGTATTGAAAACACTATTACCTATAGTATTGTTTCTGCTTGAAGATGAAACTTGAATTGAAGAATTACAAGATTATACGGGAAATCGGTTCAGGCGGCATGTCTGTGGTTTTTGAGGCATTGGATAACAGATTAAAACGCACCGTTGCGCTGAAATCTCTTTATCCTCACCTTTGCAGAGATACTTCAGCTACAATTCGTTTCCAGCGCGAGGCATTAGCTGCGGCCAGAATGGATCATCCTAACATTGTCAGGATATATGATTACTTCATAGAGGATAATTCTCATTACATAGTGATGGAGTATGTTCCCGGTGTAAACATCGAGGCAGTTCTCAAGCAGAGGGAAAAGCTGGAAACAGAGATTGCACTGGGAGTAATGTGGGAAATCGCCTGTGCGCTCTCTGAAGCACACAGTCTTGGTATAATGCATCGAGACATCAAACCTGCAAATATCCTGATTCACAGCCAAGGCAGGGCAATGCTGTCTGATTTCGGACTGGCATTTCACAATCTGGATGATCGTTTGACTGTGGATAATGCGGTAGCCGGGACACCGCCATTTATGTCACCTGAACAGCTCTCCGGAAAAGAGATCACTTCTGCTTCAGATATATACTCATGGGCTGTAACACTTTGCACGATGTTAACCGGACGCCTGCCTTACAATGCTCAGAAATCTCCAGAAATCATTCCGGAAATCCAGGCAGGAAAAGTAATTATCGATTATCCGGAAATCCAGTCTCTTCCATCCTGCTACTATGAACTTCTGAGGCGTTGTCTTCTTTATGATCCCTCTGAGCGAATCCCCGATGGCGTGGCTCTGAAGCAGAGCCTTTCTGTCTGCCGGCAGGAACATCCTTTGAATACCGGTATAGAGGCTCTGTTTGAAACAGTTGACCTCTCAAAGTCATCCAGTGATATCTCTCTCGCCAGGACAAGTATTTACAAACCGGAAAGGTTCAGATTTAAACCGGGCGCAGTGGCCGCTGTATTTACTGTGTTGATCTCGGGGATTGGTGTTATGTTTTTTTTTAATACGTCAAGGGGAGGCGGTTCCTCTCCCATGCTACCTGCAGCAACTGCAGCGGAAGACAGTTCGACTGCCGGACAGGTGGCAAATGCAAATGATGATGTGCTGCAGGATGCAAAGACAGACACACTGAAAAATCAAAGTACTGTTTTACCTGATGTCCGGGTAGCTGCAGTCAGACAGGAACCTTCGAAAAGAAGAATAAAAGATACTTTGGTAACTGCTGATTCCGGAAAAATATTTGTATTCTGCGAACCCTGGGCAACTGTATATATAAATGGAAAGGAACTGGGAAAGACACCTTTTTCCCGGCCGGTTTCCATTCCCTCAGGCAGCTACACTGTCAGGCTTGTCAATAAGCACTGTGTCCCGCTTGAGGACAGGGTCACTGTTACTGCTGGAGAAATTCTCAGAAAGAGATATAAATTACAATTGCTGCAGCCATGATCATTTTACTACTCATAATCTGTCTGTTTACTGTAAGTCTGGGAGACGATTTACCGCCGGAAGGTTTCCAGGAGACCGGTGAGGAGCCGGCTTACAAAGTACTTTACGAGAGCGGTTTTTACGAGCAGGCGATCGAGTTACTGCAGACAAAAATCAAAGCAGTGCCGGATTCTGCTGACATGGAATATCTCAAATACCTCGCTTTCTGTTTTACTGCTACTGAGCAGAAGGACAGTGCTGAAGCGGTTTTTTTGAGACTGCTGGACATAGATAAAGGCTTCTACCTGGATACTATCCTCACATCACCAAAAATTCTCGATGTATTTATGAGTGCTGAAGAGAAGCTGGCTTTGTACAATGATTTTACCGGAAGCATGGCAGTGACTGAGGACTCTCTAAAGGAGAACAGTGATACATCTGTGCAGGCTGAAGCTGGTTTACAAGTGCAATCAGATTCAGCCGCTGCTGAAGTAAACGATACTTCCGGGGAAGTTTTAAAAACCAGGAATGACTGGTACAGTATTCCGTTGTGTTTTGTTCCTCTGGGCGTCACACAAATTCAATACCATAAGCCGGTCAGAGGCATTCTGTTTTCGGTTCTTCAGGTTGCTGGAATAGGGGCAGGGATCTGGGCATATCATAAAATGAAGAACAGTTATGATCCTGAGTACGGATGGTACAGCGGTAACCGTTCAGAATATGAGAGATATTCACTTATCTGCAGGACATCCATGCTGATATTTACCGGTGTGTATGCCGGTACTGTTGCAGATGGTCTTGTTTTAAATCTGAAAAGCAGGAAAGGGAAAAAGTGAGTTATCATCTGATAATCAACCTCGGAACATCGCAGGAGAGAAAAATACTGCTTGACAAACCGGTTTGCCGTCTAGGCCGGAATCCGGAGGCGGATATAGTGGTAACGGACAGGAGTGTCTCCGGGTTCCATTTGTCGTTTCTGCTTTCGGAAGACAGAGCAGAAGTGGTGGATCTCAAGAGCACAAATGGAACGGCAGTGAATGGTAAAAAGGTAGACAGGGCGATTCTCAGAGATGGTGATGAAGTGTCAATTGCCGGAATGAAAATGACTTTCAGAATCATCGATTCCGCAAACTTCTGTAAAACATCAGTTTACAGTCTGCCTGGGCAGGGGCAGGACGGTGCAGTAAAGATGCTCAGTGCGGCTTTGCGTGAGAAAGCAAAGCTTTCCGATGAAGAAGTGCAGAGTGTTATAGCCGATTTTGAATTTCACAGCAGAAACAGTAGACTTCTTGAAGTCCTGTGCGATATCCTGAAAAAAGTGCTTCCCCTGAGGGATCGTGACGAGATCATTGTGGAACTGCTCAAAGAGATAAAGAACCTGATAGACCTTGAGATCGCGGGGATTTATCTCTGTGATGAGGAACGGTTCTGTGTGCTGGATGGCGGAGAGCTGGTTTCGGAACAGAGCAACAGCATTGTCAGCCGTGAAGTACTGAAAAAGGTTTTCGATTCCAGGGCACCTGTAATTCTGGACAATGCAGGAGATGGAACCGGAGATGTTTCTGGTTTTGCCAGCCTTTTGAGGTTTAATATCAGGTCTTTATTATGTTTTCCGGTACTCAGCCGAACATCGGAGATAATTGCGGTTGTCTATTGTGTGTCAAAGAAAACAGACCGTCTGAAACTCCTTGGAAATGACAGAAGTTTTCTTCTGGCATGCTCATCATTTATTGCTTTATCTCTGGAGAATGCAGAACTTATAGAGAGGGCCAGAGGTGAGGCCTACAGAGAGGCCAGCATTCAGGGTGAGAAACGTTATTCACCGGTGATAAACCGGCTTAAGCTGAAAAATGAGAATCTTTCTCTGAAGCTTGGAGATTCGTTTAGAACCTCCGGTTTTTACGGGCTGGATGCAAAAAGCAATAAAGATATAAGAGAATTTGTAGAAAAGGCTGCCAGAACCGCTCTGCCGGTACTCATTACCGGAGAGACCGGGGTGGGTAAAAGCCTGCTTGCAAGAGAAATTCACAATCATTCAATGCTCAGCGGGTCTTTTATAACAATTGACTGTACGACGATTCCGCCTGAACTGCTGGAAAGCGAACTTTTCGGACACGAAAAAGGGGCCTTTACAGGTGCTCACGCCAGAAAATCCGGGAAAGTAAGCCTGGCCTGTGGCGGAACACTTTTTATTGATGAAATCGGGGAATTAAGCGGCAGTCTTCAGGCAAAGCTTTTACGCTTTATCCAATCCGGGGAATATGAGATGCTTGGCGGCACCGGTGTGATCCACAGCGATGCCCGTGTGATAGCTGCCACTAACAGGGATTTGAAGAATGAAACTGCGCAGAAGCGGTTCAGGGAGGATCTTTACTTCCGACTTAATGTGCTTCAGTTTGAAATCGCACCGTTGCGTAAACGTCCGGACCTGATCCCGTCCATGGCTGATCATTTTCTCAGCGTGTACGGGCCAAAGCTGAATCCGGGTGTAAAGGGGTTTTCCAGGGATGCTGCTGATGTGATAAAAGAGCACAGATGGCCGGGGAACATAAGAGAACTGGAAAATGCGATCATGCGCGGGCTGGTCAATGCGGCCGGAGAATTTATTGAAGTGTCAGATCTTGGACTTGAGGAAACTGGCTCTGCAGAAACGGGTGTTCTCGATGAAGAATCAGACTCTCTTGATTTGAAGCAGGCAAGGGA
Coding sequences:
- a CDS encoding DUF2914 domain-containing protein, producing MRLASSLLIISLAWISLSAQDTQQKAAQGEKAATPEQATTPAAVKTNDKTTADKNNAKQTNVTVTGATQKADAPAAKAVKKDNAPKTAKTEQKAATETKKADSQAAQAVKKEDTPKVAAEAPKAEPKTSTETKKPDVQTAQPAQKDDAPKAAVATAKTEQKVATEAKKPDAPAARQKESAQTASEKSELSVARAAIALNIKDLEPENAGDTFPPEVKRLYCFTHIKGSSGAAEIQHRWYWNDDLMGIVNLPIKSPNYRTYSAKTIPEGMTGEWRVAVVDSKNEEILKMLKVQIK
- a CDS encoding protein kinase, with the protein product MKLELKNYKIIREIGSGGMSVVFEALDNRLKRTVALKSLYPHLCRDTSATIRFQREALAAARMDHPNIVRIYDYFIEDNSHYIVMEYVPGVNIEAVLKQREKLETEIALGVMWEIACALSEAHSLGIMHRDIKPANILIHSQGRAMLSDFGLAFHNLDDRLTVDNAVAGTPPFMSPEQLSGKEITSASDIYSWAVTLCTMLTGRLPYNAQKSPEIIPEIQAGKVIIDYPEIQSLPSCYYELLRRCLLYDPSERIPDGVALKQSLSVCRQEHPLNTGIEALFETVDLSKSSSDISLARTSIYKPERFRFKPGAVAAVFTVLISGIGVMFFFNTSRGGGSSPMLPAATAAEDSSTAGQVANANDDVLQDAKTDTLKNQSTVLPDVRVAAVRQEPSKRRIKDTLVTADSGKIFVFCEPWATVYINGKELGKTPFSRPVSIPSGSYTVRLVNKHCVPLEDRVTVTAGEILRKRYKLQLLQP
- a CDS encoding tetratricopeptide repeat protein — encoded protein: MIILLLIICLFTVSLGDDLPPEGFQETGEEPAYKVLYESGFYEQAIELLQTKIKAVPDSADMEYLKYLAFCFTATEQKDSAEAVFLRLLDIDKGFYLDTILTSPKILDVFMSAEEKLALYNDFTGSMAVTEDSLKENSDTSVQAEAGLQVQSDSAAAEVNDTSGEVLKTRNDWYSIPLCFVPLGVTQIQYHKPVRGILFSVLQVAGIGAGIWAYHKMKNSYDPEYGWYSGNRSEYERYSLICRTSMLIFTGVYAGTVADGLVLNLKSRKGKK
- a CDS encoding sigma 54-interacting transcriptional regulator, which translates into the protein MSYHLIINLGTSQERKILLDKPVCRLGRNPEADIVVTDRSVSGFHLSFLLSEDRAEVVDLKSTNGTAVNGKKVDRAILRDGDEVSIAGMKMTFRIIDSANFCKTSVYSLPGQGQDGAVKMLSAALREKAKLSDEEVQSVIADFEFHSRNSRLLEVLCDILKKVLPLRDRDEIIVELLKEIKNLIDLEIAGIYLCDEERFCVLDGGELVSEQSNSIVSREVLKKVFDSRAPVILDNAGDGTGDVSGFASLLRFNIRSLLCFPVLSRTSEIIAVVYCVSKKTDRLKLLGNDRSFLLACSSFIALSLENAELIERARGEAYREASIQGEKRYSPVINRLKLKNENLSLKLGDSFRTSGFYGLDAKSNKDIREFVEKAARTALPVLITGETGVGKSLLAREIHNHSMLSGSFITIDCTTIPPELLESELFGHEKGAFTGAHARKSGKVSLACGGTLFIDEIGELSGSLQAKLLRFIQSGEYEMLGGTGVIHSDARVIAATNRDLKNETAQKRFREDLYFRLNVLQFEIAPLRKRPDLIPSMADHFLSVYGPKLNPGVKGFSRDAADVIKEHRWPGNIRELENAIMRGLVNAAGEFIEVSDLGLEETGSAETGVLDEESDSLDLKQARERIDRLLISKALESTGRNVSGAARLLRISRNALMDLIKKYQL